From a single Microbacterium murale genomic region:
- a CDS encoding SGNH/GDSL hydrolase family protein has protein sequence MALGRTRRGARATAIFVVLVAATTAVVLGVWRPWIPAPIESPVLASEEVIAVAPAPLVLPEHPRVLVFGDSWTYGSAASDPTLGYAYLLADLLDGETTVNGVRGSGYLKPGLDGPTFGERIAALDPALDPDLVIIQGSINDRASGVAGYREAVTASWDALAATYPEATIVVLGPAPHELPVGDATARIDQDLAALAGGRGWWYISPVQEEWITEQNYLAVIDVDLGNRHPSTDGHRYLAEKVTAALAERATAPVTEAGGAEISPER, from the coding sequence ATGGCTTTGGGGAGGACGCGGCGCGGAGCACGCGCGACGGCGATCTTCGTCGTGCTCGTGGCAGCCACCACAGCCGTCGTTCTCGGCGTCTGGCGCCCGTGGATTCCCGCGCCGATCGAGTCGCCCGTTCTCGCGTCTGAAGAGGTCATCGCGGTGGCGCCTGCGCCGCTAGTCCTGCCTGAGCATCCGCGTGTCCTCGTCTTCGGGGATTCGTGGACCTACGGCTCGGCTGCGAGCGATCCGACGCTCGGGTACGCATATCTGCTCGCGGATCTGCTCGACGGCGAGACCACGGTGAACGGCGTGCGTGGAAGCGGGTACCTGAAGCCAGGACTCGACGGGCCGACGTTCGGTGAGCGGATCGCCGCTCTGGACCCGGCGCTCGATCCCGACCTCGTGATCATCCAGGGGTCCATCAACGATCGGGCCTCGGGCGTCGCCGGGTATCGGGAGGCCGTGACGGCGTCGTGGGATGCGCTGGCGGCGACGTATCCGGAGGCCACGATCGTGGTGCTGGGTCCTGCCCCGCATGAGCTGCCCGTCGGCGACGCGACGGCGCGCATCGATCAGGATCTCGCAGCACTGGCCGGCGGGAGGGGATGGTGGTACATCTCCCCCGTGCAGGAGGAGTGGATCACCGAGCAGAACTACCTGGCCGTGATCGACGTCGATCTCGGCAACAGGCATCCTTCCACGGACGGCCACCGATACCTCGCCGAGAAGGTCACCGCGGCGCTCGCCGAACGCGCGACCGCTCCGGTCACCGAGGCCGGCGGCGCGGAGATCTCACCCGAGCGCTGA